The DNA sequence TTGCATCTGCTTATTCAAGGCTCTCAGGAAAAGTCGTTGGGCTAGAACTTCCACAGCGTTGCATCGTGACTCGTGGCACAAGCCTCGAAGCTGCGCTTTATTCGTATTGATAATCTTGTGACGATAGATCTAGCATAGTATTTGTACCTTACGCGGTTAGGTAGCTATGCACCAAGAATAGAAGCACGCCTGTCAGCCTATGTATGATCGATGTGTGCTTTTGGGCCTTGACGAGCACTTGACGGGCGCGCGGGTGCCTGCCTTGTCCGCTTTTCTGCGCTCACGCTGCAGTTCATGTCGGTGTAATTATGCAGTAGTTTTACGTGAGATAAGCGCAGGGGGGTACACTGTAGTGGGGCTGTTTCCTAGGATACAAGGGTCGTAGGGTTTTAGCGTgtaacgtgtccgtgcaccttGTGCCCGGATTCATCTCATGCCCCGCGAACACCATCTTAGCGATCTCAAATTTGAAGCTGTACAACACCACACAATAGCTTAATATTAATAAAAACATAGCATTGCAGTAATTAGATACTTGCGATTAACTTGTACTATCTGAATTTTtgtgggaggttgacgttgcggccacgtgatgtggtctttggtggtggaggcgaTGGAGGAGATGCAACTCTATCGCGAGCTCTATCCTCCATCGCtcgtttttgacgcttgttcTTAGAAGAGGGCGCTCTTGAGGCTTTAcgcttgcgttgttgagcttgttgggtggcttttttctggtgttgagcttcaactttgcgcgcgcgttcagctgctttctcagctcgctcaagctcccttatctccttgagcctctgcctctctacacgcttctcctcgagcttaacttgacgctgcagttgaACCTCCTcacgctgcttcttggcctgtgctttttggagtttctcctctatcttatctcgctcccgtactacttctctagctcgagcctcgcgtatcttgcgaggagaccagaagacagagccaccgtgatactcctggcgctgttgaaggtcaagagctttgcccttcttcttatgcttctttttatgttgaagagcctcctttaagccctcgttctcatgctgTAAAAGCTTatactgcacagagagatggtgaacgcttgagcgcagctttcttgcctcatactgatggctatcattgacagcagctcgtactaaccgatcgagctttctccagtcatgatcagagagccctgaagatgagcttctctcagcttctggcgtgctggcaaatctacgaaggataacgttgggATCTATTGGCCATATACCAGTAGCTTCAAACGCTTTTAATATAGTTGATTGCTTAAACGAGGCCTGCCAAGCTCTccagaagagtgggaagaagtctcctttcttAATTGGAAtgaggccttgagccttgtagagatggttagtgagctcgttggagtaggcttgagagagtggcttgaacagcactacatcgagcggctggagcgtatgagtcgaatggggaggaaggatcatgaggaggatcctatggcgatcgcagtacttgataaactccatcgtgaggtgagatccatggccatcaaggatgagcaatcgccatctccctgatcgctgctttgtatagcgatcaaacacctgctctagccaagctaggcctacgtcattgtttgaccagcctgttagagatgatgagacaaagacctcatgttctcctgccttaatatcctccacccaactcgatcgtatggctccatttttagctgcgtagataagggctggaggcagcgagctcccatcggcgcagcagcaggccaggactgtcagaaactcgcgtgatccatcctggagagatgctcgaacctccttcttctcccattgacgcctgctgaatatcctcttacttctgcctatcaagccaattaagaagcccttttcatccatattgtatatatctcgagcctctaggtggtattcggtgatcttctggtgcagcagctcgaagtagagtctatactttgactcagaatcagccaggtggcgcgtacgatccatggcggtggtccactttgagataagatagatctcgtgtcggttaatgaagcgagtaacccagctctcgctgagctgctgatgggctacttctgatgagaaattcctgatcatctctcttgtagGAGGTAGGCCTTGCTTAGTGAGCTTAGTGATATATCGTACAAGCTCTAACTCTTGTTGTGGGCCGATAGCTTGCTGCTGAGCGTATCCATCGCTCCTAGGCCCTGTCACGCGCCTCCATCTTCGCCCTAGCGTTGAGCGGTTAACCCCCCATTTTTCAGCAACTTCTTTTAATGTGAATTTCTCTCCTGGATCGCGCGATTCTAAATCTGCAATCGCTTCATCAATCGGAGCCATAGTTGTGGAGTTATTGCGCGTCAAAGTTGTAGTATTGAGACACGCGTCGGTGTTCGGCGGGGCATGAGATGAATCCGGGCATgaggtgcacggacacgttaagCGCCATGGATGCACAGACATGGATGACTAACTAAGTATGTATCGCTAGGGTTGTATGGGATAAACTGGGGTAGATGGCATATAGACGTGATACGTTGGAGTTGGCGGATGTACCGTCGCTTATTGTGTGATGGAAGACCCAGACGGTAGTAAGTTGGTTCTGATCCGTCCCTGGATTGTGGAGAACGACAAGGCGCCAGAAGAGTTTTGTGCCGACATCATCCTTCCAATCTAGCTTGTGCTGAGCCTTCAGCACTGCCGCGAGTTCATCGTTATTTTCCCCCGCATTGGTTGGAATAATATATTTCTTTCGCTTGATAAACACAGTGTAGGTGCGTAGATGCACACTAGGAAGCCGGATAAAATCCGGCATTAGAGCCCGTAAAGCAACAAATATGAGACACTAAAGAGTCTGGACTTGAGTGCAGTTAATGCTCGAAAAATTAGGCTGTTACACCAGCGCTGTTGTAGAAGCAAAGGTTGTGGCGTGCTATAGAATAGATCTCACTACCGCCTAAGGATTGTTAGTGTGTTCGTTCGTTAGAGCATGATGAAGAGAATGTCTCATCGTAAGGTCGCAGCTTTTCTATACGCGAGTTATTACCATCTTAGCTATTTTTGCAATTAGAGCCGCATTGCATTAAGTAAACGCCCCCAATAATAGACTAGTTGTTAACTGGCGATCAGTTGGTAGCAAAAGTATTTAACTCCCCTTCGGCATCTTAGTATTCCGACATTCTGTCAACATCGCGCCACCCCCGCAGAATATTTTAAAATAAGACTAGTTGAGTGTAGATCTGGATTGATTCTGGGGCAATAGCGTTGAGGTAGTCGTAGCTCGGATGTCTTGGCGTTCCGATGGGCTTTAACGAGAAGGGGCACCGAACTCACGGTATACGATATTTCTGGATCTGAAATCGTCATTGAGTAGTTTGCTAGGAAGTGGCGAGCATTGAAGTAAACGGTATTAACAGTGTTGTTACTACTAGGTTTATTAGCTGAGCCAAACCCGTGGCCTGTGCGCAGATCATGAATCAGCGTTGTGAACCATAGTAATCGCACAACTTGCTACAAAGCCTAGTTAGTCCACACAATCCATGGGAACAACACAACAGCGCCAGAAAAGGAAGCAGCTTAAGCGTCGCATTCTTGGAAAGACGAGAGGAAAAAGGAAAAAGAAGAGAGATTGTCCTGTTCACTCAACGTACAACAAGCTCTACTTGACGCGCCTGCATCTATCCATCCCAACCGTCCAAAACGATCCTTGACCGTTTACCGAGCTTGCCGGCCGTCCGAGCCACGACGCCGTTCGAGCCACCCCACCAAAATCACACCCCAACTTCAACAACTTCAACGCGTTATAACTTAATCAATATGAGTCAGATTGACGCTGCGATTGCAGCAATCGAATCGCTAGAACCTGGAGAACAGTTTAGCTATCGCCAGATTGCAGCGGAGTATCACTGTAACCGTACAACGCTCGCGCGGAGACACCAAGGCCTTGCAAGCTCACGCAGTACTATGGCAGAAAACCAACAAGCACTCCACCCCCAGCAAGAGGAGGAGCTCCTACGCTATATTGAGCGCCTCACAAGCCAAGGCCTACCTCCTACACGGCCTATGATACGACGCTTTGCTTCAGATATCGTGAAAAGGGAGCTTAGCGTACGCTGGGTTGATCGCTTTACCTAGCGCCACGACGTCCATCTTATCTCACGCTGGACCACCGGCATTGATCGCTCACGCCACCAGGCTGACTCTCTATCAAAGTATAGCCTCTACTTCGAGCTTCTACGCAGTAAGCTTAACCAATACGATCTTGAGCCTCATaatatatacaatatggatgagaagggctgTATGCTAGGAATACTTACTCGCTCAAAGCGGGTGTTCAGCAGGAGGCTATATGAGGAGGGGAAGATTAAGGCTTATATCCAGGATGGCAATCGGGAGTGGATAACCCTGCTGGCCTGCATATGCGCTGATGGATTAGCCCTTGCACCTGCCCTGATATATCAATCAGCCTTAGGCTTAATACAGGACACCTAGCTGTAAGCTCTAAGGCCTGAGGATCAAGTATATATATCCTCCTCACCTTCTGGCTGGACGAACAACGATATAGGACTATCCTGGCTTAAACAAGTGTTTGATCGATCtacgaaggagaaggcagGGCGGGGCTATCGATTACTtatccttgatggccatggatctcatCTCACGATGGATTTTATTGAGTACTGCGATCGGAATAGAATCCTCCTTGCAGTGTACCCACCTCATTCAACTCACACGCTTCAGCCGCTTGACGTCGTTATGTTCAAGCCATTCTCAACAGCCTACTCAAACCAGGTCGCTGCGTTTATGGAAAGATGCCAAGGGCTCACATCTATGAGTAAGAGAGACTTCTATCCTATGTTTATGGCTGCCTGGGAGGCCTCGTTCAAGAAAGAGACTATACTCAAGGCCTTTGAGGCAACTGGCCTCTCACCTCTCAACCCAGAGGTGATACTCAAACGATTCATTCAGCCAGC is a window from the Pyrenophora tritici-repentis strain M4 chromosome 7, whole genome shotgun sequence genome containing:
- a CDS encoding TolA, Membrane protein involved in colicin uptake; amino-acid sequence: MAPIDEAIADLESRDPGEKFTLKEVAEKWGVNRSTLGRRWRRVTGPRSDGYAQQQAIGPQQELELVRYITKLTKQGLPPTREMIRNFSSEVAHQQLSESWVTRFINRHEIYLISKWTTAMDRTRHLADSESKYRLYFELLHQKITEYHLEARDIYNMDEKGFLIGLIGRSKRIFSRRQWEKKEVRASLQDGSREFLTVLACCCADGSSLPPALIYAAKNGAIRSSWVEDIKAGEHEVFVSSSLTGWSNNDVGLAWLEQVFDRYTKQRSGRWRLLILDGHGSHLTMEFIKYCDRHRILLMILPPHSTHTLQPLDVVLFKPLSQAYSNELTNHLYKAQGLIPIKKGDFFPLFWRAWQASFKQSTILKAFEATGIWPIDPNVILRRFASTPEAERSSSSGLSDHDWRKLDRLVRAAVNDSHQYEARKLRSSVHHLSVQYKLLQHENEGLKEALQHKKKHKKKGKALDLQQRQEYHGGSVFWSPRKIREARAREVVRERDKIEEKLQKAQAKKQREEVQLQRQVKLEEKRVERQRLKEIRELERAEKAAERARKVEAQHQKKATQQAQQRKRKASRAPSSKNKRQKRAMEDRARDRVASPPSPPPPKTTSRGRNVNLPQKFR